TTTTGCCCAACCATTCCGTATAGCTATCTTGCTCTTCCGGCGTCAGACCACGGTCTAACCGAGCTAACCACTCTGAAGCAGCTATCTCAATCGGAGAGTTTTCATCAAATTCTGATGGAATATGTTTCATCGTGTATCTCGAGTTTTATAACCTCGCTGGTGGAAAAAGGCGGTACATTTGCGCATCCCTATACCTACCTGCACCTCAACGGTGTTCTCCGAAATTTCCAATTTCGCAGCCACCTCCTTTTGCGAGAGTCCGTAAATTTTTCTTAAGGTCATGACCTGGCGACATCGCTCGGGTAAAGACCGGATCGCGGACACCAACTGGTCGATTTCCTCTTGTAAAGCCGTGGATTCAAAGGGACTCGCCATTTCATCCGCCAAAACAAGCGGGTCCAACTCTTCGGCCTCAGGAGAGTACTCCAGCTTCATGCGCTGCAAACGATTGATCGCCAAATTCCGCGACACCACAAAGAGAAATGCCTGCGGATTCGGTACCGGGCCAGAATCGTGCGCTTTAAGTATCCGTGAAAATGTATCCTGTATAAGGTCGTCCACATCCCGAATGGCTGAAAACCGGGATCTAATCCATCGCCGCAACCCAGCCTCGAAAGGCAGGACCGCATCAACGAACCATATGGATTGCTCTGTTTCTCTATTGGACATTTTAGGTCAACGAAGGCAAAAACTATATCCCCTCTCAACCGTTAACAATTTAGAAACAAAGTTCCGTTAATAAAAAATGGAGAAAAATTTCATTTTATTTCCTAGTTATTGATAATCTGTCACTTACTGGCCGAATTCATACCCTGCGGGAAGCTTAGAACCGTTACTCCGGAGATAGAACTTGCTAACAGTTCTTCGGTTCATGAAAATTTACGGTCATGAATGTTGAGGAAATCTGTGAGTAAGCACACAAGTTATCCGCCTCCGAGCGAGCTGAATTGATCTCGCGACTTATCCAGGAGTTGGAAAAGATAGAAAAGGGTCAGAGTATCAAGAAGAAATTCCAAAAATAATCGATTTTGTTAATTGGGCACACTCCGTCCTTTGGCTGAAAATAGCCAAATTGAATTAAGCGAATAGGTGGATTTGCTTACGGGTTGGAACCAATCGGAGGATTCCCGTTTTTGTTGGGGTTGCGGCCCAATGCGCGGACTGGTTGCGTGCCGTCGGATTATGGAAAATTGCGGCGAAGTATCTTGTGCGCTTTAGAGCAAATAGCTTCAATGGGCCGGAACAACGGGGCATTCTGACCCGTGCCGTCGGACAGCGCAATTACACTGAACTGCGATCCGCGGCTTCCAATTATGTGCCTTCCGATTGTCCCGAACCCGAGAGTGAAATCCCAGTGTCCTATTCACTGGAGCTAAAGCGGTAAGTTTATCTCATAAATTTCTTGCGCGGTGTTGCGCCAAATCCCCAAGGGCGAGTCTTTGGCGAAAGCTTCGTTTGCGACCCCCAGGCGTTTCCACTTACAAAGAAACGCCGGCCACGATTCTA
The genomic region above belongs to Verrucomicrobiota bacterium and contains:
- a CDS encoding RNA polymerase sigma factor codes for the protein MSNRETEQSIWFVDAVLPFEAGLRRWIRSRFSAIRDVDDLIQDTFSRILKAHDSGPVPNPQAFLFVVSRNLAINRLQRMKLEYSPEAEELDPLVLADEMASPFESTALQEEIDQLVSAIRSLPERCRQVMTLRKIYGLSQKEVAAKLEISENTVEVQVGIGMRKCTAFFHQRGYKTRDTR